In Puniceicoccaceae bacterium, a single window of DNA contains:
- a CDS encoding SRPBCC family protein yields the protein MYEFHHETILNAQINTVFDFFSDAQNLERITPTFLGFHIITPTPIKISQGTLIDYKLRIHGIPMRWQTHISEWNPPYSFTDEQLKGPYQQWIHRHTFESIGDGNATRMRDHVRYSIFAGKLVHFLIKKDIQTIFKHRTQVIESIFNTEIPSHAT from the coding sequence ATGTACGAATTCCATCACGAAACCATTCTCAATGCTCAGATCAACACCGTGTTCGATTTTTTCTCAGATGCACAAAATCTGGAGCGAATCACGCCAACTTTTCTTGGATTTCACATCATCACCCCGACTCCGATCAAAATTTCTCAGGGCACCTTGATCGATTACAAACTTCGAATTCACGGAATCCCCATGCGATGGCAGACGCACATCTCAGAATGGAATCCACCGTATTCCTTTACCGATGAACAACTTAAAGGACCCTACCAGCAATGGATCCACCGACACACCTTTGAATCCATCGGCGATGGCAACGCAACCCGCATGCGTGACCATGTGAGATACTCCATCTTTGCAGGAAAACTGGTACACTTCCTGATAAAGAAAGACATCCAAACCATTTTTAAGCATCGCACCCAGGTCATTGAGTCCATTTTCAATACCGAAATTCCGTCTCACGCCACCTGA